From Quercus lobata isolate SW786 chromosome 1, ValleyOak3.0 Primary Assembly, whole genome shotgun sequence, one genomic window encodes:
- the LOC115954993 gene encoding glycosyltransferase BC10-like, whose translation MKAPKENSIIAVSKLFNNAQLQLQKILFYFLLFAFGLTFGVILSFYLKNFSFNLQFAKFSFSANSTSSQFLVPNLKAEVGHIGLTEYLKLPKVMHDMDDEELLWRASMAPQIRKYPFNRVPKVAFLFLAKGPVIMAPLWEKFFKGHEGLYSIYVHSSPSYNESVAESPVFRGRRIPSQEVGWGQVNMIEAERRLLANALLDFSNQRFVLLSEACIPLFNFSMVYSYLINSSQNFVMAYDEISPVGRGRYNPHMYPKITVRQWRKGSQWFEMDRDLAIEVVSDREYFPVFQKHCHGGCYADEHYLPTFVSIRFWENNSNRSLTWVDWSRRGPHPAEYQRTQVTPAFLKALRSGSLCEYNGSITNICFLFARKFPHATLERLLKFAPKVMHFNS comes from the exons ATGAAGGCTCCAAAAGAAAACTCAATAATCGCAGTTTCCAAGCTTTTCAATAATGCCCAGTTACAGCtacaaaaaattcttttttatttcctcctCTTTGCTTTTGGTTTGACCTTTGGTGTCATACTTAGTTTCTACCTCAAAAACTTCTCCTTTAATCTACAATTCGCCAAATTCTCGTTTTCCGCTAATTCAACATCATCGCAATTTCTAGTGCCCAATTTGAAAGCTGAAGTTGGTCACATAGGATTGACAGAGTACCTAAAACTGCCTAAAGTCATGCATGACATGGATGATGAAGAATTGCTATGGAGAGCTTCAATGGCTCCTCAGATTCGTAAGTATCCATTTAATCGAGTTCCCAAGGTTGCTTTCTTATTCTTGGCAAAGGGTCCTGTTATAATGGCTCCTCTGTGGGAGAAATTCTTTAAGGGGCATGAAGGCTTGTACTCAATTTATGTGCATTCAAGTCCATCTTATAATGAATCAGTGGCAGAAAGTCCAGTGTTTCGTGGCCGAAGAATTCCTAGTCAG GAAGTTGGATGGGGTCAGGTGAACATGATTGAGGCTGAGCGCCGCTTACTAGCAAATGCACTCCTTGATTTCTCAAACCAACGTTTTGTACTTCTCTCAGAGGCATGCATTCCTCTCTTCAACTTCTCCATGGTTTACTCTTACCTCATAAACTCCTcccaaaattttgtaatggCCTATGATGAGATTAGCCCCGTTGGACGTGGACGATATAATCCCCACATGTACCCAAAAATCACAGTTAGGCAATGGAGAAAAGGGTCCCAATGGTTCGAAATGGATCGAGACCTCGCCATTGAAGTCGTGTCTGATCGAGAATATTTCCCAGTTTTTCAGAAGCATTGCCATGGTGGATGTTATGCTGATGAACATTATTTACCGACATTTGTGAGTATAAGGTTTTGGGAGAACAATTCAAATAGGAGTTTGACTTGGGTTGATTGGTCAAGGCGTGGACCACACCCAGCTGAGTATCAAAGAACACAAGTGACCCCTGCGTTTTTGAAGGCATTGAGGAGTGGAAGTTTGTGTGAGTATAATGGAAGTATAACAAATATTTGCTTCTTGTTTGCGAGGAAGTTTCCACATGCTACTTTGGAAAGGCTGTTGAAGTTTGCACCAAAGGTCATGCACTTCAACAGCTAG